The following proteins are co-located in the Chitinispirillum alkaliphilum genome:
- a CDS encoding Outer membrane assembly protein, producing MKKVLKVLLILVVLFALLFTAGAVTLYVMFPPEQVKQLAVTHLEYALGREIEVGSVSFRFFPALGVSLSDVEVSETKRESFGSERPFISFDRFLISISVRSIFKGYPEVTSVVLQNPEITIEVDEDGAFNYDDLKILQAAGDSDVSDREQAVMALPVPITLRSLRIRDGMIRYIDQKEQSIVTIGKLEKNLGLAINKSLSEVNSSGSLILDRISVETKEVSTPLSDLSFTFDHDLSVDLLQGAVKINKAEISLQKLQFDITGTITEFFDTPVLDLVVNSSPFDIEDIISEIPAELFPEKEKLTASGTAKLDLVISGILEDESLPIKGTLVFSDGRIGYTDLPQDVSGINSIIEFTDNSLDLKETSFNFGSSPIELGAKVQNFEQPFIDGFLRGVINLSDVQEMIEVPPGASVSGRVNADIRAKGEADPQDPSKLDLGGKVELDNLVISWPPLAKPAEIQGVFTLSSRAIGEKMTVNIGQSSLSMEATITDYLSLLIPEKEKELPRPKIDFALTSPLLNIDEILIEEKGDPSQQSGNETAPFIAPLPGVDMQGTVRARKVVFNGLDMDNLNVGVDVRNDVADVNITTLFSGGRINNVLNADLRNVENVSFNNRLDVSGVEVNQLFSGFGDFIPPTTALNRELRNLQNSLFGKINISSRLSGRGANPDEIVESLNGNINFELSNGYISNALILDRVADIVKNFIEIENLTFRQFNAQMQVSKGNLIIDDMNILSTAGDWRASGRVGFNNQLDLNISNRLPSGISQSILSVQSRGRDALSGLLSGTALDGASGLLDEVGIPSDRDGRVTLLLNVGGTLDDPGVTFTGFAPGEASRAPARRSVQESVTERVQENVEQHREQIESRVREERNRIEEQIEERVRDKSSDLEEQRREVEGEVRRGLDRLKRRF from the coding sequence ATGAAAAAGGTTTTAAAGGTATTGTTGATTCTTGTTGTGCTGTTTGCATTATTGTTCACTGCCGGGGCTGTGACTCTGTATGTGATGTTTCCCCCTGAGCAGGTGAAACAACTTGCGGTTACTCATCTGGAATATGCGCTTGGAAGAGAAATAGAGGTGGGATCGGTATCTTTTCGCTTTTTCCCTGCTCTGGGTGTTTCGCTTTCTGATGTGGAAGTGTCTGAAACCAAGAGGGAGTCATTTGGTTCAGAACGCCCGTTTATAAGTTTCGACAGGTTTTTAATCTCGATTTCTGTGCGTTCAATATTCAAAGGATACCCGGAAGTAACCTCCGTGGTGCTTCAGAACCCGGAAATCACTATTGAAGTTGATGAGGATGGGGCTTTCAACTATGATGATCTGAAAATTCTTCAGGCTGCTGGAGATAGTGATGTCTCAGACAGGGAACAGGCGGTCATGGCTTTACCGGTACCGATAACTCTAAGGAGTCTGAGAATCCGTGACGGAATGATAAGGTATATCGATCAGAAAGAGCAGAGTATTGTTACCATTGGGAAATTGGAGAAAAACCTCGGTTTGGCAATAAATAAGAGTCTCAGTGAGGTTAACAGTTCCGGCTCACTTATTCTGGATCGGATATCTGTTGAGACTAAGGAGGTCTCTACTCCGCTGTCAGATTTGTCGTTCACTTTTGATCATGACCTCTCAGTTGATCTTCTGCAGGGGGCTGTAAAGATCAATAAGGCTGAGATCTCGCTTCAGAAACTGCAGTTTGACATAACTGGAACAATTACGGAATTTTTTGACACACCGGTTTTGGATCTGGTGGTAAACTCTTCGCCTTTTGATATAGAAGATATCATTTCTGAGATCCCCGCAGAATTGTTTCCCGAAAAAGAAAAACTCACAGCTTCGGGCACAGCAAAGCTGGATCTGGTGATTAGTGGAATTCTGGAGGATGAATCGCTTCCTATAAAGGGGACGCTCGTATTCAGTGACGGAAGGATCGGCTACACTGATCTCCCTCAGGATGTAAGCGGCATAAACAGTATTATTGAGTTCACCGATAACAGTCTCGATCTGAAGGAAACATCTTTCAATTTTGGCAGCAGCCCGATTGAGCTTGGTGCAAAGGTCCAGAATTTTGAACAACCCTTTATTGACGGTTTCTTAAGGGGTGTAATAAATTTATCGGATGTACAGGAGATGATAGAAGTGCCACCGGGAGCCTCGGTCTCCGGAAGAGTGAATGCTGATATCAGGGCAAAAGGGGAAGCTGATCCGCAGGACCCCTCAAAGCTTGACCTGGGAGGTAAGGTTGAACTGGATAACCTGGTGATAAGCTGGCCTCCACTGGCAAAACCCGCTGAAATCCAGGGAGTCTTCACTCTGTCATCAAGAGCGATTGGTGAGAAAATGACCGTTAATATCGGTCAGTCCTCATTGAGCATGGAAGCTACCATTACAGACTATCTTTCTCTTCTGATCCCTGAAAAGGAAAAAGAGCTCCCAAGGCCAAAAATCGATTTTGCACTTACATCACCTCTACTCAACATCGATGAGATTCTTATAGAGGAGAAGGGGGATCCCTCACAACAATCAGGAAATGAAACAGCTCCGTTTATTGCACCACTGCCAGGTGTGGATATGCAAGGGACCGTAAGGGCGCGAAAAGTTGTTTTTAATGGTCTTGATATGGACAACCTTAATGTGGGGGTAGATGTAAGAAACGATGTGGCTGATGTAAATATCACGACTTTGTTTTCTGGTGGAAGAATAAATAATGTGCTGAATGCGGATCTGCGTAATGTGGAGAATGTTTCTTTTAACAACAGACTTGATGTAAGCGGGGTGGAAGTAAATCAGCTATTTTCAGGCTTCGGCGATTTTATCCCTCCCACAACCGCACTAAACCGCGAATTGCGTAATCTTCAAAACAGTCTCTTCGGGAAAATAAACATTAGCAGCAGACTCTCCGGCAGAGGCGCGAATCCCGATGAAATTGTTGAAAGCCTCAACGGTAATATCAATTTTGAGCTGAGCAATGGTTACATCTCCAATGCACTTATTCTTGATCGTGTGGCCGATATAGTGAAAAATTTCATAGAAATCGAAAATCTCACATTCAGACAGTTCAATGCTCAGATGCAGGTAAGCAAGGGAAATCTTATAATAGATGACATGAATATTCTATCAACAGCAGGGGACTGGCGGGCCAGTGGAAGAGTAGGTTTCAATAACCAACTGGATCTTAACATTTCCAACAGACTGCCCTCTGGAATAAGTCAGTCGATTCTTTCCGTGCAGAGCAGGGGCAGAGATGCTCTGAGTGGTCTTTTGTCAGGCACCGCTCTTGACGGTGCCTCAGGTCTCCTTGATGAGGTGGGGATACCTTCAGACCGTGATGGAAGGGTCACTTTGCTATTGAATGTGGGAGGTACTCTCGATGATCCAGGTGTTACCTTTACCGGTTTTGCTCCCGGTGAGGCATCAAGAGCTCCTGCACGGCGTTCGGTTCAGGAGAGTGTAACAGAGCGGGTGCAGGAGAATGTTGAGCAGCACAGAGAGCAGATCGAATCCAGGGTCAGGGAGGAGAGAAACAGAATAGAGGAACAGATAGAAGAGAGGGTGCGGGATAAAAGCTCTGATTTAGAAGAGCAGAGAAGAGAAGTTGAGGGAGAGGTCAGGCGAGGTCTCGATAGATTAAAAAGGAGATTCTGA
- a CDS encoding N-acetylglucosamine-1-P-mutase, with protein sequence MDTALFKGLVEKNSMLLENLRKKRVFIIAGINCGGLLCDLSIADKSAEALGDVSEESFQKLIGSDFINNYENAVLIDFSKTLSLYDSSDLPEEERINTAFTMSRVNFMGTDGIRGKVVLQTKDNFIADLLNDNAFTPDLVEACSYSFAQILLENGIVKAGDTIITGNDGRDSAYEWKLNTAMRDGFCKASLNVLDLGTVPTAMVPYNMLKKQYRGGAMLTASHNPSNQNGIKFFLDGKKLLPEGNAGDFVLSALMYNYCLLESLPEKSGSVESAENVLQQGTDFCISVLPDNSAEVLKDTHVVLDTANGAFSQIGIKVFDTLGLTYSSVNEEPKGSNINRDCGVVDIEGVEYFDSKEYDSCMPSVKEVFNKGRTLEKGNVFGIALDGDGDRGFLLYYDKELDRVNVIDGDKCGYILSEYLIKKHKLNPSEYYFVSTIESDLMTSSSAAAQLGLKTSIVSVGDKYICNFSEGKLLCGLETSGHLIFPIPVQDSEGEEKILLSGIGLLTGLMSLIAVKELDLPGERIVEPFEPGVSKTSYVYFVDKSKFYKNSEIWNKCKEQIVSEIEELKELGKLDSELGIRFEDKEDPNVLYASLVDGQGVQGCIFLRNSGTEDKSAVYVKGTSKLKEPLFLIGKKLQLSQTAVMKNKNRIEYFYENFIIETLKNKRSVSVQDILTALNTESGKEISESDLYGVIHGLKKEERLNMEESTISLL encoded by the coding sequence ATGGATACAGCGCTTTTTAAAGGACTTGTTGAAAAAAACAGCATGTTACTTGAAAATCTCAGAAAAAAGAGAGTTTTCATTATTGCCGGGATCAATTGCGGAGGTTTGCTTTGCGATCTTTCCATTGCGGATAAGAGTGCTGAAGCATTGGGTGATGTTTCGGAAGAAAGTTTCCAGAAACTAATCGGTTCTGATTTCATCAACAATTATGAAAATGCAGTACTGATAGATTTCAGTAAGACCTTATCACTTTATGATAGTTCAGATTTGCCTGAAGAGGAGCGTATCAATACCGCCTTTACTATGTCCCGTGTTAATTTTATGGGTACCGATGGTATCAGAGGTAAAGTGGTGCTCCAGACCAAAGATAATTTTATTGCAGATCTTTTGAACGACAATGCCTTTACACCTGATCTTGTGGAGGCTTGCTCATACTCCTTCGCACAGATTCTGCTGGAAAACGGCATCGTAAAAGCAGGAGACACAATCATAACTGGCAACGATGGCAGAGACAGTGCCTATGAGTGGAAACTAAATACAGCCATGCGCGATGGGTTCTGTAAAGCTTCTCTCAATGTGCTTGATCTGGGAACTGTGCCTACTGCAATGGTACCCTATAACATGCTCAAAAAACAGTATCGCGGTGGAGCTATGCTTACCGCAAGCCACAATCCCTCCAATCAAAACGGGATCAAATTTTTCCTCGATGGTAAAAAGCTCCTCCCTGAAGGCAATGCCGGAGATTTTGTCCTCTCGGCACTAATGTACAACTACTGCCTTCTTGAGTCTCTTCCTGAGAAAAGCGGTTCAGTCGAATCTGCAGAGAATGTGCTCCAACAGGGTACTGATTTCTGTATCTCTGTATTACCGGATAATTCTGCTGAGGTGCTTAAGGATACTCATGTGGTTCTCGATACTGCAAACGGTGCGTTTTCTCAGATCGGTATCAAGGTTTTCGATACTTTGGGCCTTACCTACAGCAGTGTAAATGAGGAACCGAAAGGGTCCAACATAAACAGAGATTGTGGAGTGGTGGATATCGAAGGTGTGGAATACTTTGATTCAAAGGAATATGATTCCTGTATGCCTTCTGTGAAGGAGGTCTTCAATAAGGGGCGTACTCTTGAGAAGGGGAATGTGTTTGGAATCGCTCTTGACGGAGATGGGGACAGGGGATTTCTTCTCTACTACGACAAAGAACTCGACAGGGTAAATGTGATAGACGGTGATAAATGCGGCTATATTCTTTCTGAATACCTTATAAAAAAGCATAAATTAAATCCTTCAGAGTATTATTTCGTATCCACCATTGAATCTGATCTTATGACCTCTTCAAGTGCCGCTGCTCAATTGGGGTTGAAGACAAGTATTGTAAGCGTAGGGGATAAGTACATATGTAATTTTTCTGAAGGAAAACTGCTTTGTGGTTTGGAAACTTCAGGGCACCTTATTTTTCCCATACCGGTACAGGATAGTGAGGGTGAAGAAAAAATTCTCCTTTCCGGAATAGGCTTATTGACCGGGTTGATGTCTTTGATTGCGGTGAAAGAACTTGATTTGCCAGGGGAGCGCATTGTTGAGCCTTTTGAACCCGGAGTATCAAAAACTTCATACGTGTATTTTGTAGACAAATCAAAATTCTACAAAAACAGCGAAATATGGAATAAATGTAAAGAGCAGATTGTTTCCGAAATAGAAGAATTAAAAGAGCTTGGGAAACTGGACTCTGAACTGGGTATTCGATTTGAGGATAAGGAAGATCCTAACGTGTTATACGCAAGCCTTGTTGATGGCCAGGGTGTTCAGGGATGTATTTTTCTGCGCAACTCAGGAACAGAGGATAAAAGTGCGGTCTATGTAAAAGGTACTTCTAAGTTAAAAGAACCATTGTTCCTTATCGGAAAAAAATTACAACTCAGTCAGACTGCTGTTATGAAAAACAAAAACAGGATCGAGTATTTTTATGAGAATTTCATTATTGAAACACTTAAAAACAAAAGATCTGTATCTGTACAGGATATCCTAACTGCTCTGAATACCGAAAGCGGAAAAGAGATAAGTGAAAGTGATCTTTATGGAGTTATTCACGGACTTAAAAAAGAGGAACGGCTAAACATGGAGGAATCTACTATAAGCTTGCTTTGA